taaattttggataaataCCAACTctataaaagagagaaattacgaagaaaaaaatgagctTGGGGGGGGGGGGCTCGAGCCCCTTGAGCACTTCACTTGTGGCCGACAGTACATATGATGATATCAACTCTTACTCAAATTTCCAGGTATTCGGCAGTAAAGTTGCATATAATGAATACTCTATTTACCTGCCAATCTGGACTGAATCCAGAAAGTGCGGTTTTAAGCAACAAGACCCCGACATAGGCTTCAAAACCCTACAATGATGGGAAAAAATACTCGCTGAATTAGACTGACAGTTTTTGAGTGGGTAGAAAATCGAGTCTTAACCAAGCCTACCATAGAGAAGAGAACGAAGAGGGGATGGTTATGTTTAGAATACCTGCAGTACGAAAAGTATAGGGCAAAGCAGCAATAACTGACCCTCCACTCCAGCAGTTTCTCCCCAAACAACATCCATTCTCCTTGCCTACGAAAAAAATAACACCCGGAGATATCTTTAGTAAAACAAAGTTCATGTTTGCTTTGCATAGGAACAGTTCTTTTTTACGTTCAAAACGACACATAGTTAATAGCTTGGCAAAGCTCTAGGTATTTCGAAAAGTGAGAAGCTAATAACTTTTTAACCAAAAGTGAAACAAACAGAATAACAATGTTGATTGATCATGCAACAATGTTTTGAAAATGACATACCTAAATCATTTGTTAATAATGCAAAAGTGCACACAATTATAATAGCAAATGACAGAGAAAATTTACAAGGGAAAAAGATAAATGGAGTGGAAGGTTCTTAAATCCAACCCCTATGGGAGAGAGTGAATTGGCAGAGCAACTCTAAACACCAAAAAAGAGGGAAACTTGTTACCTTGCCAAGTGCAATACGTGTATAAAGTCTTTGCCTCTGATACCGATTCTGAAGAATCATTGCAACTCCTTGCATGATAGCCCATCGTAGAAACAACTCAATGCCTCTCTGCACGaccattttgattttgattacACGACAAccagatgaagaagaagaaacaacCAGATAGATAAACAAAGGACCTATGCAAGTTTAGTTTTCCAGCTGGCTGGTTGTTGAGCACCTCTGTTTATAAGGGAAATTATTGATAATGCATAAATCACCTGTTTCTGAGCACAACCAGGTCCTCTCTCAATCTCCCAAGTAAGACTAATAAGAGCCATAGCCATAGCACAATAATGGTGTTTAATCCACCTGCATAAATGAAGTcggaaaagaaaattatgaaagtCTCGACTTCATTATATTCCTAATTTGAGCAGTTATTTATGTAGTGATGGCAGCACAATTTGTAGGAGATTAACACTAGCCAACTCTGCTCTTTCAGATAAAGCAAAACCTGATTCTTTCTCAAAAGACACATAAACAGGAAGAAAAAAGCATTGCTTCCTTAACACCTAATAAATGGCTacttattaataataaagaaCAAGGTCAAAAATGTTTTCAGTTACCATGGACGTATATCACTTCCGTTAACTCGCAAGATGTTTTCTCTCAAGGCCAAACCTGTGTAGAGATACAGCAACCATGCCTGGATGAAGACATTCAGTTCGATATAACTTTTGAACTTCCACAAGGTGCATTGGTGTAAAAGGAGAACCTTGCCATGTAATACCTGGTAAAGTTGAACTGGCAATGCAGGTAAGCATCCTTCCCACATCCACGACCTTAGGACTAGCAGCAAAGACGGAAAAAACAGGAACAGATACGACGTTCTATCCTGCCATTCCAACACTCAATTACTTTAACTGGCTAAGCTCATATAGCCCAAACGACAGGGTACTTACTTTATCAATGCAAAATGTAACGATGTTGTTTCATGTTGGCACACAAACATACACAACACACAATACATATACACACATTgggcgcacacacacacataatcCACACACTGCACATTAGCACATACCcaacacacatttcacacactgtGCTCACACACACTgcatgcacacacacaacactGCATATACACACCACAATGTTGCACACACTCATACAAATACACAACACACATTGCACGCACACACTCACACAAATATTCAcatacacaacacacactgaacacacattgcacacacacTGCATATACATAGACAAACACACATCCTCAAACACACAATCCACACTCACACATTgcaaacacactacatacactgcatacacacacacacaatacacacaGACACAGAGATTGACATCAGAGGATGCTAATAAGGTCATACTCTGAAGTTATTgtattcttcttttactttcAACTGCACATCCTTCCTATTCGCCCGCACATTAATCAGCCCCAAAAACATCCTCAAAAACCTCCCTACATCCACACATCAAATCAAACCACTACACTAATCCAATCCAATccaatccattccattccccCACACAACAATCACAATCGAAGTAgtaccaaacaaaaaaacaccACAAACCGTGAGATTTGCTAGGAAGATACGCCGCCGCATCTCCTTCACTCAGCACGTATCTCGCTCTCACCAACTCATCCTCCAactaccaaaattataaaataaattaaacaaacaaaaacgCAATGAAAGTGATTGATATACATTATCCACAGAAACATACTGTATCATCGTGTTTGGAGCTTCGAAGCGAGTTGATTCGGGAATCGAGCGACGCCGCGCGCTGGCGGAGCGCGTCCTCTTCGCGAGAGGTGCGAGAGATGAGCGACGCCGCCGCTTCCTGCAGCTCCTTTGCTTGCTCCACGAGGCTGGAAACTTCGCCGCCGAATGATTCTCGCGGCGAGTCCCCCATCGGATGACGCTGGCCGTCCGATCAACCGATTCGAGATTTCAGATTTGATCggagattttttttaacttttttttgctTGCTTTTTTTCTTCGTCTCTCGTACTAACGCTAAACACAGAAGTGGGTGCTGCTTTGTTCTTGAGcaattaattttgagttttattttatttttattttattatgggAATCGGGAAAACTTGTGGAGATGGGCGTTTTAAGATGGGGTCAGCGTTTCAGCTACACTagttttgtttacttttttgtATCTTTTCTATAAATTGCATAAATTACTCACTTTATTAGTAGTGGAGTACTATTCATACACAAgaataatttacaattttcttcttgacaaattatctcaaaattatactccctccgtcctgttttaggagtcccgattgagtcgggcacatgttttaaaaaaaaagtgtttgaaTTTGTAATAATTGGTGAAATTATATTTGACACAGTAACTAGAAAATTATATGTGactgcaaattaaataatatctTCTATTCATACAGAAACAATGTTGTTTAGTTAAGAaagtcaataaaaaatttacttatTGCACATTTGTGACCAAATTTTTTCACCGCAGAATAATTGTGAACGAATCAAATTTCATGGttttactactagtaatttttaaacttACGAGACATAAacaaaattcatgaattttctgataatttattcaaatatcaaTTACACAAAGTATGTGTAAATAATTTCAAGCATGGATTTATGCATGTTGACACCAAAATGAGGTAATAATTGTGTGTTGCTATGGATGTGGTTTGAATTGTTGTTTAATCAAATATGAACTTTATCGAACTTGAAATTCGAGTTAATCGGGCTTAAAGCTAATATCCCTATTCCCTACTTACTTTATGAAAggatttttataataaaagNNNNNNNNNNNNNNNNNNNNNNNNNNNNNNNNNNNNNNNNNNNNNNNNNNNNNNNNNNNNNNNNNNNNNNNNNNNNNNNNNNNNNNNNNNNNNNNNNNNNaagggcattttcgtctcaaaataccgtttttgatattaacccttagtccagggactactggtgatatttttaaagtccagggaccattttcgagataaacctatagtccagggaccatttttgaagttcactcttAATGTAATACATGAGGTATATAGAACAAGCAACTGATCATTTAGATTCTGATTCAGATTAATCTTttcttacttatttttttttgcttataaatcgatattactctctccatcccactttaggagtcccggtttaccatttttggatgtctcactttaggagtcccggttggaatattccataattggcaataggccccacattccactcacattttattataaaactaatatatataaaagtaggacccacattccactatcttttttcaccaactttcctttacatttcttaaaactcgtgtcgaactcaatcgggactcctaaagtgggacggagggagtaatatttatcaaCATTCGGATTCTGATTCAGATTAATCTTttcttaattgtttttttgtgCTTATAAATcgatattaatatttatcaacatttattcataattgGAACACAATTGTTTGGTGAAttgtatttctattttcttttctcataAATGAACTGAACTATAGTAGcagtagtactattaatttttaaataattttcttgtCTGACGTACGATGCAATTGGATGGACCATATTGCATTGCTACTCCTATATTAGGTACTGTACTATtatgtactccatatattagTCACATAATATCATTGTGTATTAAAGATAATTTGCCATCTACTatgaattaaatgattttcTTGTCCAACATACAATGTTGTTAAATGGATTtcgtaaaaaatatttcttcgatatcctataaatagagactTTGGATACGACATAAGTTCTAGCGTGAAATGggtaaaatatgataaacaaagagaaaaaatagttgaagtaGTGTTACTGAATAGTGAGACTTGCATCATTAGtactacaatataaaatataatgtatgGTCCTTCTTCCATGCTTCAAACATCGCCTTCAACCTCTGTAGTTTGTGATCCGGGTCCAAGCTCGCCTACGCTAATCCAAGGCAGATTATTAGATAAATTGCAATATTTATGACTATGAAACATTGAAACTGCATTTTGGCACACGATTACCTCTTGCTCCAATTTAAATAAGAGGCGATTCAAGTGTTGTTGTAATCTTCCGTTGGCATAGTAATGTGAATCCTGGTGTTCAACATGATACAATACAATGTCGTCAAGATTCATGGGTTGATTAGGATCCGAGAAAGAGGGTGAAGACATGACAAAAAAGTCAAGTCAGAGTTGAGATCTGATTCAAATAGTATTCTGTCTATCCATATGATGTCCAAATGCACATCCAAGACCACCGttttcttcatcttcgaaAGCTCTTCACGTGACCTTGAAATCTCCAATTGAAATTTGGGAGAGAAAATTATGGTCATTTTATGAAAATCGCGCATTTAAGATTGAATTGCAGAGGCTAGACGTTTTGATGGGTGAAAACGCATGGTAAGACATTTTGTGCGATGCATTCCAAAGAGTTTGCCGGGCTGGGCGTTTTCAAAGCCCAATTTCGCATGGCCCGGCGTTCTGTTCAGAAATTAGTGTTTTTTTGCAAGACTTTGTTAtttttgctctattttttactTCTAGTATGAATAGTCTATCTTAGGTTTTTTGTCCGATGTACGATGCTATGGGAAGGACCTATATTGCTATATTGATTCTATAGTTGTAAAGTcacaatttatataattgtgtaGTAAAGATAATTAGTTAtctattttgaataaaatgattttcttGTCTGACGTACGATGATGTGGGAAGAATCATTTAGTTGGGAATGTATGGTGTTACATGgaattcttaaaaaaaaattcccttCATATCCTATAAACAAAGATGTTGGAAATGATGCACGTTGTAATgtgaaaattagtaaaatttgattaaaaaaaaagaagaaaaataattaaaaataatattggttGATAATGAAACTCGCATCAACAAAAGTAGTAtaatgtgatgaaatttttttacaaaaataaaagtaaaacgATTTTGTGGAATAGACCAAAATGGCTAAATAAGACTACTCCTGTCTTAGGGACATACTCcatatagtatatttaataaaactaatGTGAAGCATATAAGAAGAAAGCAAAACTACATTGTAGATTAAGATTAATCAAAACTTGCCCTTGGCAGTTAGATTAACCAAAGGGGTGcttagtagtactaatattttcagTGTGGGTATTGCTCTATATGTTTAAATGGGAAATGTATAAATACATGACACGGTTTGGATCCACACAACTCTATGTTTTACACACATATTCTCGcactattaattaatgattagaGGATAGTGATACTTGAATTCAAACGTGTATTTTGTGTTCTTCTCAGTATATCAACATATAAAATTGTTTGGCGAAGGCGGATGATATATAAGGTTTTGCGAGCCACATTTGTCAATCCTCATGATCTATTTTTACACAGATTCTTTAGAACATATAGATGCAACTTTGATTAAATtctcaaaataattgaatcataATCCACAtttaaattgtcaaaattcTCCAATGCccctaaaattaatattgcaaAGGTAAGGGGCAAAAACGCAACATTCGAAAACCTTCTAGAAGAAGCacaaaaaaggggaaaatgaaaaacccaaaaaaaaaaaaaactcagcTCACAATCTTAATTCTCAGCTTATTCATGGCGTCGAGCCTGCCATGGCAACCTCTACTGGCTGCGAAGCCCCAAAATCGCCCGCTCCACCGCCCTAACAATCCAATCCACCACCGCGTCAGCACACGCGCCTTCCGGCGCAGCGACTTCGACGGATTCGCCAGGCGCGTGCAGTCCGGCGAGCTGTGGCGCGACGCTTGGAGGAGCGCCAACGACGGCTTCGAGCTCTTCGTCTACGAGACGCGGAAGACGGCGGAGCGGATAGACCGGAGATACGACGTCTCCAGGCGCGCATCCGCCGTGGCGGAGGCCGCCGCCGACCGAGCGCGCGAGCTCGATCGTGAATTTGAAATCACGCAGCGGTGGCGGACGTTTTCGCTGGATTTTAGGAGGAATTTGCCGAGGGTGTGTGATTTGTTGCAAGTGTTTGTTTATATGATGCAATTTATTGTGCCTCGGTGAATTTGGGGCTCTGCGATGAGATTAGGTTTATAATCGGTAATATCGGTTTTCTGTTCGTTTTTTGCAGTACAGGAAGGAGCTCAATGATTTTCTCGATACTCCATTGGGGAGAAGTTTCGCTGTAAGCATCTTTAACATTGTTACTTtatgtatatgtatgtatttCAAGTTCCAAAAGGTTGGAATTCGAACTGCGTAGAACaataaagatgaaatataGTGCTTagtttatattgattttgaagTTAAGGAAGTTAATTTATGCTTGCAACTTGGGATAATTTGATGAAGTTGGATAATGTTGAGGATGGTGGAGTTTCACATATGGATAAAGCCAGTATTGTTTTTATCTCATGTTTGTTACTGAGTCTAATGTTATGTATACAGCAGTCTTGTTACTTGTAGCTTCTAAACTGCATTACTTCTCACTTAGTCGAGTTTCgttcggaaaaaaaaaagttgcaaacttttcctattaaaaatacatgatCTGAATGACCGAACTTCTCACGTAGTCGAGTTTCGTTTTCATAAAAAGAGTtgcaaactttatttatgaaatacaTGATCTGAATTATTGATGTGTGCTTGAGTTTTAGGGATATGTTCGGATTAATTAGAATCAATATGTGCGTGCCTTTCTGGATGTAGAGGAGAGAGATATTAGATGTATGAAGTCCTTTGCTTGTGTACACATGCATTCTGATTTGTGATTGGTGAAAATTTCTCCTTGCAgacacttttctttctatggTTTGCCTTGTCGGGATGGCTATTCCGAATTCTGATTTTTGCTACATGGGTGCTTCCATTTGCTGGTCCTCTCTTAATTGGGGCGGTGGCAAATAATCTAGTCATTAAGGTAAACCTTTTGTTCT
The genomic region above belongs to Salvia hispanica cultivar TCC Black 2014 chromosome 3, UniMelb_Shisp_WGS_1.0, whole genome shotgun sequence and contains:
- the LOC125213777 gene encoding transmembrane protein 120 homolog isoform X1, which codes for MGDSPRESFGGEVSSLVEQAKELQEAAASLISRTSREEDALRQRAASLDSRINSLRSSKHDDTLEDELVRARYVLSEGDAAAYLPSKSHGRFLRMFLGLINVRANRKDVQLKVKEEYNNFRDRTSYLFLFFPSLLLVLRSWMWEGCLPALPVQLYQAWLLYLYTGLALRENILRVNGSDIRPWWIKHHYCAMAMALISLTWEIERGPGCAQKQRGIELFLRWAIMQGVAMILQNRYQRQRLYTRIALGKARRMDVVWGETAGVEGQLLLLCPILFVLQGFEAYVGVLLLKTALSGFSPDWQVITCGILFIIMAVGNFANTVQTLATKSKVKAKIRKGKSRQELNSGSEGKSL
- the LOC125213777 gene encoding transmembrane protein 120 homolog isoform X2, producing MGDSPRESFGGEVSSLVEQAKELQEAAASLISRTSREEDALRQRAASLDSRINSLRSSKHDDTLEDELVRARYVLSEGDAAAYLPSKSHGRFLRMFLGLINVRANRKDVQLKVKEEYNNFRNVVSVPVFSVFAASPKVVDVGRMLTCIASSTLPGLALRENILRVNGSDIRPWWIKHHYCAMAMALISLTWEIERGPGCAQKQRGIELFLRWAIMQGVAMILQNRYQRQRLYTRIALGKARRMDVVWGETAGVEGQLLLLCPILFVLQGFEAYVGVLLLKTALSGFSPDWQVITCGILFIIMAVGNFANTVQTLATKSKVKAKIRKGKSRQELNSGSEGKSL
- the LOC125213778 gene encoding uncharacterized protein LOC125213778, with translation MASSLPWQPLLAAKPQNRPLHRPNNPIHHRVSTRAFRRSDFDGFARRVQSGELWRDAWRSANDGFELFVYETRKTAERIDRRYDVSRRASAVAEAAADRARELDREFEITQRWRTFSLDFRRNLPRYRKELNDFLDTPLGRSFATLFFLWFALSGWLFRILIFATWVLPFAGPLLIGAVANNLVIKGECPACKKQFVGYKSQTVRCASCGNIVWQPQGDFFSRGGKGPSSSKSKSQPDIIDVEFEEK